A portion of the Sphingobacterium spiritivorum genome contains these proteins:
- a CDS encoding M28 family peptidase: MNRFLFLLFLFVSPVYAQDYVTTYKQIIDEVDHHYEGYHNLRHITSTIGHRLTGSVNGRKAEQYVYDLIKSYGVQVEFQPFDARGWNRGTLHVEVKVSAKNFTPVKAVSLAHAPVTSDVEASVVDLGNGLEDDYVKAGNSIKGKIALVYLGVLPGSPVGTASLHRSEKTAIAYKYGAAGIVFINQVKGNVLLTGMASIDGELIKIPAVCIGLEDGMQLKEELKKNGKGTIRIHMKNEAGMIQARNIIATFKGTKFPDEKIVVGGHLDSWDLATGAIDNGIGSFAVLDMIRTFAKLQLKTGRTVQFVLFMGEEQGLLGSKAFVENLIKHHELENVRYMINYDMTNAPTGFFSSRSEVKDLFAKWGALYAKADSTFKNIFVSGAWLHSDHQPFLLKGIPYAGGAGDKLPNNAGLYYHSDGDVFGLVSEEGMKQTTKNGLILAYSLANEDNLPVAILSGDVLKNYLIKHQLETPLRISGDWIW; this comes from the coding sequence ATGAATCGTTTCCTTTTTCTTCTTTTTTTATTTGTCAGTCCTGTATATGCGCAGGATTATGTGACTACATATAAGCAAATTATTGATGAGGTAGATCATCATTACGAGGGATATCATAATCTCCGTCATATCACTTCAACAATCGGGCATCGGCTTACGGGGTCTGTAAATGGCCGTAAAGCTGAGCAATATGTGTATGACCTCATTAAATCCTACGGTGTACAAGTTGAATTTCAACCTTTTGATGCCCGGGGGTGGAACAGAGGAACATTACATGTGGAAGTAAAAGTAAGTGCTAAAAATTTCACACCTGTAAAAGCAGTCAGTCTGGCGCATGCTCCGGTAACCAGTGATGTAGAGGCATCAGTTGTTGATCTTGGAAATGGACTGGAAGATGACTATGTAAAGGCCGGAAACAGTATAAAAGGAAAAATCGCTTTGGTTTATCTGGGCGTATTGCCTGGTTCTCCGGTTGGAACTGCTTCTCTGCATCGATCAGAGAAGACAGCCATCGCCTATAAATATGGTGCTGCAGGCATTGTTTTTATTAATCAGGTTAAGGGAAATGTTTTATTGACCGGAATGGCCTCTATTGATGGGGAGTTGATTAAAATTCCTGCTGTGTGTATAGGTTTGGAGGATGGTATGCAGTTAAAAGAGGAATTGAAGAAAAATGGAAAGGGTACAATACGAATTCATATGAAAAATGAAGCCGGTATGATACAAGCAAGAAACATTATTGCAACATTCAAAGGGACAAAATTTCCGGATGAAAAAATTGTAGTCGGCGGACATTTAGATAGCTGGGATCTCGCAACAGGTGCAATCGATAATGGAATAGGTTCATTTGCAGTATTGGATATGATCCGAACATTTGCAAAATTACAGCTAAAGACTGGACGTACGGTACAATTTGTGCTGTTCATGGGTGAAGAGCAGGGATTGCTGGGTTCTAAAGCTTTTGTTGAAAATCTGATTAAGCATCACGAGTTGGAAAATGTACGTTACATGATTAATTATGATATGACTAATGCGCCAACAGGTTTTTTTAGTTCCCGTTCTGAGGTAAAGGATTTATTTGCAAAGTGGGGAGCGTTGTATGCTAAAGCAGATTCTACATTTAAAAATATCTTTGTTTCGGGAGCATGGCTTCATAGCGATCACCAGCCGTTTTTGCTGAAAGGAATACCTTACGCAGGAGGAGCCGGAGATAAGCTTCCCAATAATGCCGGTTTGTACTATCATTCCGACGGAGATGTATTTGGATTGGTTTCTGAAGAAGGAATGAAACAAACCACCAAAAACGGATTAATATTAGCATATTCACTGGCTAATGAGGATAATCTGCCTGTGGCGATATTGTCAGGAGATGTATTGAAAAACTACCTTATAAAACATCAACTTGAAACTCCTCTCCGGATTTCGGGAGATTGGATTTGGTAA
- a CDS encoding SusC/RagA family TonB-linked outer membrane protein codes for MKEFYISNMKKTLFILLFCFGAFQHGIAEGVLANVIPVKAVEQELFDIKGVVKDAVNGNPVEGVTILAGNKSISKTDENGKFSFSVLKGTQVSFRGIGYTTHNQTINKENNNLTISLQPNETALSEVVVTALGIKRDEKALGYSATVVKGEQFTDALSNNWTDALSGKVAGVNLMRSNSGPTGSTKIILRGESNLNGDPGALIIVDGIVVSNGSGRKTAIGGENAYGTSADNMPADYGSGIDDINPEDIENVTVLKGPGAAALYGARGASGAIIITTKSGSKGKKGIGVSVNSNTAFESVNRWPDMQYEYGQGLDGSDYYSYGTTADGTSTSGTSSAYGPKFDGQMFFQYDPLTNTTGKERTPWVPYKNQIRDIFDVGRTYTNSVSIDGGTDRTTARFSATNVNNSWILPNTGFKRNTVALSVNSKVSDKLTISSKINYTNKWSDNLPGAGYGNQSLMYWFIFWQPNADLNWLKDYWRPGEEGLKIRYPFSSYPENPYAISNEFINRSNRQGVTGNVQASYQFNKEWSLQLRSSIDFAYEDRAQERPFDAGSKLTQGSFRTQSIFSNENTIDFLLKYDKKINKDWNVSATFGGSRMQNKYKKEELRADSLTFPGVYTFANAKGPLDARPYSSKFEVNSLYALLTASYKDYLFFDVTGRQDWSSTLASVDVPDKSLGFFYPSVNLSFIASEYFTLPKQINYAKLRASIAGVGSGGTDPYLTGYSYETAGSLYSGGLQMPTTLGNGGLKPLKTNSYEVGADLRFFKSRIGIDVALYKSETKDQHLLRYIDPSTGYRRYVINAGAVSNRGLEIGLNGKPIQNKDGFNWNMFATFTRNTNRIDNLLDSSVVIQTGPVAGGQLVAKVGGSMGDLYGYGYKRSPDGQVVYDANTGYALLSDEIIYLGNTIPKGRASIGSDFSYKGFKLSVLFDAQFGGVSHSLSHYKLAEQGKTTNTLPGRYNGIIGNGVVQNPDGTYRKNDVIAKNIDEYYRSHYGQDNAEGSVFSTDFIKFREARFDYTLNKEITKRLKIQRATVGVYGRNLFIWTDWPIFDPEFGTLSGTDIVKGFEVAQFPSTRTFGFNIVVGF; via the coding sequence ATGAAAGAATTCTACATTTCGAATATGAAGAAAACTCTCTTTATTCTTCTTTTCTGTTTTGGAGCATTTCAGCACGGGATAGCGGAAGGGGTATTGGCGAATGTCATTCCTGTCAAAGCTGTGGAACAAGAACTGTTTGATATCAAAGGAGTCGTAAAGGATGCTGTCAATGGTAATCCTGTCGAGGGAGTAACGATTCTGGCTGGTAATAAATCTATCAGTAAGACAGATGAAAATGGAAAGTTTAGCTTTTCAGTTCTTAAAGGAACGCAGGTCTCATTCCGTGGTATAGGGTATACCACTCATAATCAAACCATCAACAAAGAGAATAATAATCTGACAATCAGTCTGCAGCCAAATGAAACTGCTTTGTCCGAAGTTGTTGTTACTGCATTGGGGATTAAAAGAGATGAGAAAGCATTGGGATATTCCGCTACAGTAGTGAAGGGAGAGCAATTTACAGATGCCCTTTCCAACAACTGGACGGATGCCCTTTCGGGAAAAGTAGCGGGTGTGAATCTGATGCGTTCTAATTCCGGACCTACGGGGTCTACAAAGATTATTCTCCGTGGAGAATCAAATCTGAATGGTGATCCGGGAGCCTTGATTATCGTTGATGGTATTGTCGTAAGTAATGGTAGCGGGCGTAAGACTGCTATAGGAGGTGAGAATGCTTATGGAACCTCAGCCGATAATATGCCGGCAGATTACGGATCAGGTATTGATGACATCAATCCGGAAGATATCGAAAACGTGACGGTACTGAAAGGTCCGGGTGCTGCTGCACTTTACGGTGCCAGAGGTGCCAGCGGAGCCATTATCATTACTACAAAATCCGGCTCGAAAGGTAAAAAAGGAATAGGAGTTAGTGTAAATTCAAATACTGCATTTGAAAGTGTAAACCGCTGGCCTGATATGCAGTATGAGTACGGGCAGGGTTTAGATGGTTCGGATTATTACTCTTATGGTACAACTGCAGATGGTACAAGTACAAGCGGAACGAGTTCGGCCTACGGTCCTAAATTTGACGGACAGATGTTTTTTCAGTATGATCCTCTGACCAATACGACAGGAAAGGAGCGTACGCCATGGGTGCCATACAAAAACCAAATCAGAGATATTTTTGATGTAGGACGTACCTATACCAATTCTGTGAGTATAGATGGTGGTACAGACAGGACAACGGCTCGTTTTTCAGCAACAAATGTTAATAATTCATGGATCCTGCCTAATACAGGTTTCAAAAGAAATACGGTCGCGCTATCTGTAAATTCAAAAGTGAGCGATAAATTAACCATTAGTTCCAAAATCAATTATACGAATAAATGGAGTGATAACCTTCCGGGAGCGGGATATGGTAATCAGTCACTGATGTACTGGTTTATATTCTGGCAGCCAAACGCAGATTTGAATTGGTTAAAAGATTACTGGCGTCCGGGAGAAGAGGGGCTTAAGATCAGATATCCCTTTAGTTCTTATCCTGAGAACCCGTATGCGATCTCAAATGAGTTTATCAACAGATCTAATCGTCAGGGGGTAACAGGAAATGTGCAGGCTAGCTACCAGTTTAATAAAGAGTGGAGCTTGCAGTTGCGATCATCTATTGACTTTGCATATGAAGACAGAGCGCAGGAGCGTCCCTTTGATGCAGGAAGCAAACTGACACAAGGAAGTTTCAGGACACAAAGTATTTTTTCTAATGAAAATACAATCGACTTCCTGTTAAAGTATGACAAAAAGATTAATAAGGACTGGAATGTGTCTGCCACTTTTGGGGGAAGCCGCATGCAGAATAAATACAAAAAAGAAGAGTTGCGTGCCGATTCCCTGACCTTCCCGGGTGTGTATACATTTGCAAATGCAAAAGGACCGTTGGATGCACGTCCCTATTCGTCCAAATTTGAAGTAAATTCACTTTATGCGTTGCTTACAGCAAGTTACAAAGACTATTTATTCTTTGACGTAACAGGTCGCCAGGATTGGTCAAGTACATTGGCTTCTGTCGATGTACCGGATAAGAGTCTTGGATTTTTCTATCCTTCTGTGAATCTAAGTTTTATTGCTTCAGAGTATTTCACTCTTCCTAAACAGATTAATTATGCAAAATTGAGAGCTTCCATAGCTGGAGTTGGTAGCGGGGGTACAGATCCTTACCTGACAGGATACTCTTATGAAACAGCCGGAAGTCTTTATTCAGGGGGGCTTCAAATGCCAACTACTCTTGGAAACGGCGGGTTGAAACCTTTGAAGACAAATTCATATGAGGTAGGTGCAGATCTACGGTTTTTCAAAAGCCGCATAGGCATTGACGTTGCTTTATATAAGAGTGAAACAAAAGATCAGCACTTATTACGCTATATAGATCCGTCTACAGGATACAGAAGGTACGTGATCAATGCCGGAGCAGTAAGCAACAGGGGACTGGAAATTGGTCTGAATGGTAAACCTATTCAGAACAAAGATGGTTTTAACTGGAACATGTTTGCCACATTTACACGTAATACCAACCGTATAGATAATTTACTGGATAGTTCTGTAGTAATACAGACCGGTCCGGTAGCCGGAGGTCAGCTGGTTGCAAAAGTAGGAGGAAGTATGGGCGACTTGTACGGATACGGTTACAAACGCTCTCCGGACGGACAGGTTGTGTATGATGCAAATACAGGATATGCGCTATTGTCTGATGAGATTATCTATTTAGGTAATACGATTCCAAAAGGAAGAGCGAGTATTGGTAGTGATTTCAGTTATAAAGGATTTAAACTAAGTGTGTTATTTGATGCGCAGTTTGGTGGTGTATCTCATTCTCTGTCCCATTACAAGCTGGCCGAACAGGGTAAAACAACAAATACATTGCCGGGAAGATATAACGGTATCATTGGGAACGGGGTTGTTCAGAACCCGGACGGTACTTATCGTAAAAATGATGTAATTGCTAAGAATATCGATGAATACTACCGTTCACACTATGGTCAGGATAATGCCGAAGGAAGTGTTTTTTCTACTGACTTTATCAAGTTCCGTGAAGCCCGCTTTGATTATACACTGAATAAAGAAATTACCAAGCGTCTGAAAATCCAACGTGCTACAGTAGGAGTATATGGCCGTAATTTATTTATCTGGACGGATTGGCCAATTTTTGATCCGGAATTCGGAACATTGAGCGGTACAGATATCGTGAAAGGATTTGAGGTAGCGCAATTCCCTTCAACCCGCACTTTTGGTTTTAACATAGTTGTTGGATTTTAA
- a CDS encoding SusD/RagB family nutrient-binding outer membrane lipoprotein: protein MKKNIIYIICACVGMSLFFQSCDKNFQEINTDPNKSLEAYPYQFMAPALVNSVSYNMNRNRGFNNELMQVTVNVGDSEGKVFRYDFRRNWADYMWNNLYPVLNSWREMYKKADGGINDNASYRAISLINQSWIFSILTDTYGDIPYTQALLGKDSLIIEPKFDTQKDIYTAIFAKLDTANAWLKANKSINASQDPVFQGNVSRWRKLGNSLYLRLLLRVSGKPEVSALVQAKIKEILETNASNYPIMTSNDDSAILRWTGVAPYTSPFATVREADFRQPGIASFFIDNLVNWNDPRINTSLGTNGVNRWSIAPYQGGFVGVPSGYAPGEGFDRKAYFYSTNQKVGDYNATTLMTDPMTGMIMNYAEVEFIKAEVALKGWTSKNAGELFKSGVKNSITLWLPTWSVPIDEYLDAADFNWSESESFEAKMQKIHLQKYYSLFLVDMQQWFEYRRTGYPVLPKGKGLQNNGEMPSRMTYPVAIQSTNPTNYKLAIGIQGPDEINTKVWWQKP from the coding sequence ATGAAAAAGAACATTATTTATATCATATGTGCATGTGTTGGAATGAGTTTGTTTTTCCAATCATGTGATAAGAATTTTCAGGAGATCAATACAGATCCGAATAAATCGTTAGAAGCTTATCCGTATCAGTTTATGGCTCCGGCACTGGTCAATTCGGTATCGTATAATATGAACCGTAACCGGGGTTTTAATAATGAATTAATGCAGGTGACAGTGAATGTTGGAGATTCAGAAGGAAAGGTATTCCGTTATGATTTCAGACGTAACTGGGCGGATTATATGTGGAACAATTTATATCCGGTACTCAACAGCTGGAGAGAAATGTATAAAAAGGCAGATGGCGGGATTAATGATAATGCATCATACCGCGCGATCTCATTGATCAATCAATCCTGGATATTTTCAATCCTAACAGACACCTATGGAGATATTCCATATACGCAAGCTCTTTTAGGAAAGGATTCCTTGATTATTGAACCTAAGTTTGATACGCAAAAGGATATTTACACGGCTATTTTTGCAAAACTTGATACTGCAAATGCCTGGTTGAAAGCGAATAAATCTATTAATGCAAGTCAGGATCCTGTCTTTCAGGGAAATGTCTCCCGTTGGAGAAAACTGGGAAATTCATTGTATCTCAGATTATTGTTGCGTGTTTCAGGAAAACCAGAGGTCAGTGCTTTGGTACAGGCTAAAATTAAAGAGATCCTGGAGACGAATGCATCAAACTATCCGATTATGACGAGTAATGATGATTCGGCTATACTACGCTGGACCGGAGTTGCTCCCTATACTTCACCATTTGCGACGGTACGTGAAGCAGATTTCAGACAGCCGGGAATTGCAAGTTTCTTTATCGACAACCTTGTTAACTGGAATGATCCGCGTATCAATACCTCATTAGGGACGAATGGTGTAAACAGATGGAGTATTGCTCCTTATCAAGGTGGATTTGTGGGTGTGCCAAGCGGGTATGCTCCGGGAGAAGGATTTGACCGTAAGGCATATTTCTACTCTACAAATCAGAAAGTAGGGGACTATAATGCGACTACGTTGATGACAGACCCGATGACGGGGATGATTATGAACTATGCCGAAGTGGAGTTTATTAAAGCAGAGGTTGCACTGAAAGGCTGGACAAGCAAGAATGCGGGTGAACTTTTCAAAAGTGGAGTAAAGAACAGTATTACCTTGTGGTTACCAACATGGTCTGTTCCGATTGATGAATATCTGGATGCAGCAGATTTTAACTGGAGCGAGAGTGAAAGTTTTGAAGCCAAAATGCAAAAGATACACCTGCAGAAATATTACAGTTTATTTCTGGTGGATATGCAGCAATGGTTTGAATACAGAAGAACGGGATATCCGGTATTGCCAAAAGGTAAAGGATTACAGAATAACGGAGAGATGCCATCCCGTATGACCTACCCTGTGGCTATACAATCTACTAACCCAACTAATTATAAGTTAGCTATTGGTATACAGGGACCGGATGAAATCAATACGAAGGTTTGGTGGCAGAAACCATAA
- a CDS encoding DUF5689 domain-containing protein has translation MKNILNYIVFAFAITMIFSSCNKDGNYPGGEISPYYGIYDLRNLYKGSAVELNTESLEGSNMLTGVVTSDHREGNLPAGLLTMQDKRRLNKLRGIAINLGDAAKNYLPGDSIVVNVVGGKLERVNGILQISGLDNSKINKVAEGVNIPLNRVNINAILNKPDQYESTLVAIVKGIFTPVPGPEATLAGDKVINDGFGDMTLKTQANTSFSSMRPPGMANYYGIIFSEQAADGTLKPYEAVRSAADIVVLGSEKEETPVVISGFVSDAKGGDGNYEYIQFLATQDIDFSVTPYAVVVTNNAGASQPTGFPEKGWATGNQRTYKLNLTKGIAKKGTFFYVGGIYKLINGSASTDISAANWILNYDYVNKNGFDFGNKTGGLLANSGFASGIAIFKGTTVTEATYPVDVMFVIGSGGSLNGNGRGYRIANSDYYDKINPIDLKPQPFYLSGSNTLGLQYNTADLGYFVMLGGEYNTRLGRWTKARSQNNILMTKQSLLSEIETELSTKLVE, from the coding sequence ATGAAAAATATTCTAAACTATATAGTTTTCGCCTTTGCTATAACGATGATCTTTTCTTCTTGCAATAAAGATGGAAATTATCCGGGAGGTGAAATAAGTCCTTATTATGGGATATATGATTTGAGAAATCTTTATAAAGGGAGTGCTGTTGAGCTGAATACAGAGTCTCTTGAGGGTTCAAATATGCTGACCGGTGTCGTGACATCCGATCACAGAGAAGGTAATCTTCCTGCAGGTCTGTTGACTATGCAGGACAAAAGACGTCTTAATAAACTAAGAGGGATTGCTATTAATTTGGGGGATGCTGCCAAAAACTATCTTCCTGGCGATTCTATTGTTGTCAATGTAGTTGGCGGAAAACTGGAACGCGTGAATGGTATTTTACAGATCTCAGGTTTGGATAACTCGAAGATCAATAAGGTCGCAGAAGGAGTTAATATTCCCTTAAACCGTGTTAATATCAATGCCATTCTGAATAAGCCGGATCAATACGAAAGTACACTCGTTGCGATAGTGAAAGGAATCTTTACACCTGTTCCCGGGCCGGAGGCAACGCTTGCGGGAGATAAAGTGATTAACGACGGATTTGGCGATATGACTTTGAAAACTCAAGCAAATACATCATTTTCATCGATGCGTCCTCCTGGAATGGCTAATTATTATGGTATTATCTTCAGTGAGCAGGCTGCAGACGGTACCCTGAAACCATATGAGGCTGTTAGAAGTGCTGCGGATATTGTAGTGCTGGGATCAGAGAAAGAAGAAACACCAGTAGTAATATCCGGATTTGTTAGCGATGCAAAAGGAGGTGATGGAAATTATGAATACATTCAGTTTCTGGCTACTCAGGATATTGATTTTTCAGTAACTCCATATGCTGTTGTTGTAACAAATAATGCGGGAGCATCGCAGCCTACAGGTTTTCCTGAAAAAGGATGGGCTACAGGTAATCAACGTACATATAAGCTGAACCTGACAAAAGGAATTGCTAAAAAGGGTACATTTTTCTATGTCGGAGGTATATACAAATTAATCAACGGATCAGCTTCTACGGATATTTCAGCTGCAAACTGGATATTAAACTACGATTATGTCAATAAAAATGGCTTTGACTTTGGAAATAAAACGGGGGGACTTCTTGCGAATTCCGGTTTTGCTTCCGGTATTGCGATTTTCAAAGGGACAACCGTTACAGAGGCTACTTATCCGGTAGATGTGATGTTTGTGATTGGTAGCGGTGGTAGTCTGAACGGAAATGGCAGAGGTTACCGTATAGCAAATTCAGATTACTATGATAAGATCAATCCTATTGATCTGAAACCACAGCCTTTTTATCTGAGCGGCAGCAATACACTCGGTCTGCAATATAACACAGCAGATCTGGGCTATTTTGTTATGCTGGGTGGCGAGTATAATACAAGACTCGGAAGATGGACAAAGGCCAGATCACAGAATAATATATTAATGACTAAACAGTCATTGTTGTCTGAGATTGAGACTGAATTGTCTACAAAACTTGTTGAATAA
- a CDS encoding carboxy terminal-processing peptidase, whose protein sequence is MFKNLVFALSIVSIVACGAKPRVNLEEGEGGVKPTMQHEIIAKEVANLLENVSYKKVPMNDSLSNLVFNNLIKSMDQGKNYLLQSDVDEFQQYKNELSQDFKSGDLSAAFHIFNVYSKRYLERMNYALAQIDVPQDFNQDDYYTGYREKLNWFKTDEEAKEQWRKRVKYDLLNLKLSSTGKEDDAAKQKETLRKRYNNLISQAKKTNANDAFQLIMSALTDAVDPHTTYYNPSFAQAFNEGMSNTFEGIGARLMIDNEAVTISEVLPGGPAFRDKSLHMNDKIIGVAQGEKGEFEDIIGWRLDAAVAKIKGPKGTIVRLKIIPAGQEMTAQPKIVSLKREKIVVEEESAKKEIKMVKGDDGKTYKIGVINLPKFYIDFDAYRKRDPNYKSTTRDVRLILDTLKQEKVDAVILDLRSNGGGSLQEAIELTGLFIDKGPVVQVRDTRNRIEVDNDEEAGMAWSGPFGVIINRFSASASEIFAGAIQDYGRGLILGSQSYGKGTVQSAVDMSRFISATSRLLLKAEGEKDPDTPNGAPEFGQINITMGKFYRINGSSTQHKGVSPDITFPTQFSAEKFGESSEPAALPWDQIKSTNFKKVANLDDVAKKLEAIHKARMEKSQEYKFLLEDIDTFNKLDSVPKVTLNEAKLKKEREANKIKNRNRINEELKLHGKPVWKEGEPQPKIDFDYVMDESANIMVDFLKHK, encoded by the coding sequence ATGTTTAAAAATCTAGTATTTGCTCTTTCTATCGTTTCTATTGTAGCCTGTGGCGCAAAGCCAAGGGTCAATCTGGAAGAAGGGGAAGGGGGCGTAAAACCCACCATGCAGCACGAGATTATAGCGAAAGAAGTGGCAAATCTATTAGAGAATGTCAGCTATAAGAAAGTTCCGATGAACGATTCGCTTTCTAATCTCGTCTTTAATAATCTGATCAAATCCATGGATCAGGGCAAAAACTATCTCCTCCAATCGGATGTTGATGAGTTTCAGCAATACAAAAATGAACTAAGTCAGGATTTCAAAAGCGGAGATCTTTCAGCTGCATTTCATATTTTCAATGTGTATTCAAAACGCTACCTGGAAAGAATGAATTATGCATTAGCACAGATTGATGTTCCTCAGGATTTTAATCAGGATGATTATTATACAGGTTATCGCGAAAAGCTCAATTGGTTCAAAACAGATGAAGAAGCTAAAGAGCAATGGCGCAAAAGAGTAAAATATGATCTCCTGAATCTTAAACTCAGCAGCACAGGTAAAGAAGATGATGCCGCCAAACAAAAAGAAACTTTGCGTAAGCGTTACAACAATCTGATTTCTCAGGCAAAAAAAACAAATGCTAATGATGCATTTCAGTTGATCATGTCTGCATTAACAGATGCTGTAGATCCACATACAACATACTATAATCCTTCATTTGCACAAGCGTTTAACGAAGGTATGTCCAATACATTCGAAGGTATAGGAGCCCGACTGATGATAGACAATGAAGCTGTTACTATTTCAGAAGTATTACCGGGAGGGCCTGCTTTCCGCGACAAAAGTCTTCATATGAATGATAAAATCATCGGTGTTGCTCAAGGCGAAAAAGGTGAATTTGAAGATATCATAGGATGGAGATTAGATGCTGCTGTAGCGAAGATCAAAGGACCTAAAGGTACAATTGTAAGGTTAAAAATTATCCCTGCCGGTCAGGAAATGACCGCTCAGCCAAAGATTGTTTCGCTGAAAAGAGAAAAGATCGTTGTGGAAGAAGAATCTGCAAAAAAAGAGATAAAAATGGTAAAGGGAGATGATGGCAAAACCTACAAAATAGGGGTGATCAATCTTCCCAAATTTTATATAGACTTTGATGCTTATCGCAAACGCGATCCAAACTACAAAAGTACAACGCGTGATGTAAGATTAATTCTGGATACATTAAAACAGGAAAAAGTGGATGCTGTAATTCTGGATTTAAGAAGCAACGGCGGTGGATCACTGCAGGAAGCAATCGAATTGACCGGATTATTTATTGATAAGGGCCCGGTAGTACAGGTTCGTGATACACGCAACAGAATAGAAGTAGATAATGATGAAGAAGCAGGCATGGCCTGGAGCGGACCGTTCGGTGTTATTATCAACAGATTCTCAGCTTCAGCCTCAGAAATCTTTGCAGGAGCTATTCAGGATTATGGCAGAGGACTTATCTTAGGCTCTCAGAGTTATGGAAAAGGTACTGTACAATCTGCTGTCGACATGTCCCGTTTTATCAGTGCGACAAGCCGTTTATTGTTAAAGGCAGAAGGTGAAAAAGATCCTGACACCCCTAACGGTGCACCTGAATTCGGACAGATCAATATCACAATGGGTAAATTCTACAGAATCAATGGTAGCAGCACACAACACAAAGGTGTGTCGCCTGACATTACTTTCCCAACGCAGTTCTCCGCAGAAAAATTTGGTGAAAGTTCAGAACCTGCAGCATTGCCTTGGGATCAGATCAAGTCTACAAACTTCAAAAAAGTTGCAAACTTAGATGACGTTGCCAAAAAACTGGAAGCTATCCATAAAGCAAGAATGGAGAAATCACAGGAATATAAATTCTTACTGGAAGATATCGATACTTTTAACAAATTAGACTCTGTTCCTAAAGTCACGCTGAATGAAGCTAAACTGAAAAAAGAACGTGAAGCAAATAAGATTAAAAACCGAAACAGAATCAATGAGGAATTAAAACTGCATGGTAAGCCTGTATGGAAAGAAGGCGAACCTCAGCCAAAAATAGATTTTGACTATGTAATGGATGAAAGTGCCAACATTATGGTAGATTTCCTCAAACATAAATAA
- a CDS encoding dienelactone hydrolase family protein, with translation MKTILLILLTMGMVQTGFAQLKDIDYSDGEQKLKGLLSGGDQKNKPGVLILPAWMGIDEEAKTAAENLAKAGYTAFIADIYGQGNIPKTSAEAGKIAGQFKSDYALYQRRIKAALDELVKQGADPQRIAVIGYCFGGTGALEAARAQLPVKAVVSIHGGLGKGERANGPVRTKVLVLHGASDASVPASDIVALQKELDDAAADWQMIYYAASKHTFTNPKSQDYNPLAAKRSWQHLMMFLEEVLEK, from the coding sequence ATGAAAACAATTCTTTTAATACTACTTACAATGGGAATGGTACAGACAGGCTTTGCTCAGCTTAAGGACATAGACTATAGCGATGGGGAACAAAAGCTAAAGGGATTATTATCCGGGGGAGATCAGAAAAATAAACCGGGAGTATTGATTCTGCCCGCATGGATGGGGATTGATGAAGAAGCAAAGACTGCTGCTGAAAATCTGGCAAAAGCAGGATACACAGCTTTTATTGCTGATATATATGGTCAGGGAAATATACCAAAGACTTCTGCTGAAGCTGGTAAAATTGCAGGGCAGTTCAAATCCGATTATGCGTTATATCAGCGACGGATCAAAGCGGCTTTGGATGAACTGGTAAAACAAGGTGCAGATCCGCAACGCATAGCTGTTATTGGGTATTGCTTTGGCGGAACGGGAGCATTAGAAGCTGCACGCGCGCAACTACCTGTTAAAGCTGTGGTATCTATACATGGCGGTCTTGGTAAGGGTGAACGAGCCAATGGCCCTGTCCGTACTAAAGTATTGGTATTACATGGAGCTTCGGATGCAAGTGTGCCGGCAAGTGATATTGTGGCTTTACAAAAAGAACTGGATGACGCTGCGGCTGACTGGCAAATGATCTATTATGCAGCGAGCAAACACACGTTCACTAATCCTAAATCGCAGGATTATAATCCATTGGCTGCAAAACGCTCCTGGCAACATTTGATGATGTTTCTGGAGGAAGTTCTGGAGAAGTAA